The following proteins come from a genomic window of Candidatus Thiodiazotropha sp. CDECU1:
- the mltF gene encoding membrane-bound lytic murein transglycosylase MltF, with protein sequence MQPILPKLLVTLCLLSLVSALGSCSIPPPLVERIKASGELIVATRNSGTTLYEGSEGLTGFEYELVQLFAKELGVKAHFIIPKHFDYLLPTVINGDAHLAAAGLTVTPEREAEIRFGPAYQEITQQVVYRVGNKRPRKIEDLIGKQLHVLAASSHEQELQRLKQTHPTLEWVSHTDLESAELMQMVQEQKIDFTIADSNEFSVTRRFMPYLKVGFDLTQPQPLAWAMAHAEDASLFEAMEAFFNNIRENGTLAQLIERHYGHIGRLNFVELRTFVKHINNRLPKYQDYFEEAAEITGIDWRMLAAIGYQESHWNPKAKSPTGVRGIMMLTLATAKQMKIESRLDPKQSIIGGAKYLRYIEKLLPERIQEPDRLWLTLAGYNVGFGHLEDARILTEHLEDDPDKWAEVKKHLPKLSLKKWYTSLKRGYARGKEPVNYVDNIRAYYELLKWQLKQMELAKQAQQNPPHALSINPEAL encoded by the coding sequence ATGCAGCCAATACTACCTAAACTGCTGGTCACTCTCTGTCTGCTTAGTCTTGTTTCAGCGTTGGGCAGTTGCAGTATCCCTCCTCCCCTGGTGGAGCGTATCAAGGCTTCCGGTGAGCTTATCGTCGCTACCCGGAATAGCGGCACGACGCTGTATGAAGGCTCGGAAGGACTGACCGGCTTTGAATATGAATTGGTACAACTCTTTGCCAAGGAGCTTGGGGTCAAGGCCCACTTCATCATTCCCAAGCACTTCGACTATCTGCTTCCCACCGTGATCAATGGGGACGCCCATCTGGCAGCTGCCGGGTTGACAGTCACCCCGGAACGGGAGGCCGAAATTCGTTTTGGTCCCGCTTACCAGGAGATTACCCAGCAGGTGGTTTATCGCGTCGGCAACAAGCGCCCGAGAAAGATCGAAGACCTGATCGGCAAGCAACTGCATGTCCTCGCCGCCAGCAGCCACGAACAGGAGTTGCAGCGATTGAAGCAGACCCACCCGACACTGGAGTGGGTCAGCCATACCGATCTGGAGAGCGCCGAATTGATGCAGATGGTGCAGGAGCAAAAAATCGACTTCACCATCGCTGACTCCAATGAATTCTCCGTAACCCGTCGTTTCATGCCCTATCTCAAGGTCGGCTTCGACCTGACCCAACCCCAGCCCCTGGCATGGGCCATGGCCCACGCGGAGGATGCCAGCCTGTTCGAGGCGATGGAGGCGTTTTTCAACAACATCCGTGAAAACGGCACCCTGGCCCAGTTGATCGAGCGTCACTACGGCCATATCGGCCGACTCAACTTCGTCGAACTGCGCACCTTCGTCAAGCACATAAATAACCGGCTACCGAAATACCAGGACTACTTCGAGGAGGCAGCTGAAATTACCGGTATCGATTGGCGCATGCTGGCCGCAATCGGTTATCAGGAGTCACACTGGAATCCCAAGGCAAAGTCACCCACAGGGGTGAGAGGGATCATGATGCTCACCCTGGCCACAGCCAAGCAGATGAAAATCGAGAGCCGGCTCGACCCGAAACAGAGCATCATCGGGGGTGCAAAATATCTGCGATATATCGAAAAACTATTACCTGAGAGGATTCAGGAGCCGGACAGGTTATGGCTGACACTGGCTGGTTACAATGTGGGTTTCGGTCACCTGGAGGATGCACGCATCCTGACCGAACACCTGGAAGACGATCCTGATAAATGGGCCGAGGTAAAGAAACATCTGCCGAAACTGAGTCTCAAGAAGTGGTACACCAGCCTTAAACGCGGCTATGCCCGCGGTAAGGAGCCGGTCAACTACGTGGACAATATCCGCGCCTACTATGAGTTGCTGAAATGGCAACTAAAGCAGATGGAACTGGCAAAGCAAGCGCAACAGAATCCCCCTCACGCACTCTCCATCAACCCCGAGGCGCTATAG
- a CDS encoding phospholipase A — translation MYPKLQILCIGIILIAILGPGSVFADPLANYERCIWEQLQDADHEMRIGELKRLCLDLPDPLAHPTVSDSEPLAPVTEKSISLVERRLHAEKETRSNPFVLSPHKQNYVLLASYNDKPNYEVYNTPPSEFDRLEMKFQLSFKIPIVDSLFDTRADLYAAYTNLSFWQAFNRDISSPFRETMHEPELFLAIPNDWQLFGWRNVLQQYGVVHQSNGQGGYLSRSWNRAYANFIFEKDNYLVSIKPWYRIPEDNDDNPDIDDFLGRYELRGIYKRENQTFSLMLRNLFDGERRDTLQLDWSFPIHGRWRGYLQYFNGYGESLIDYNAESHRLGFGVQLTDWL, via the coding sequence ATGTACCCCAAGCTTCAAATTCTCTGCATTGGCATAATTCTGATTGCGATACTGGGGCCAGGCAGTGTATTTGCTGATCCATTGGCTAATTATGAGCGCTGTATCTGGGAACAGCTACAGGATGCGGACCATGAAATGCGTATCGGCGAGTTGAAAAGACTATGCCTGGATCTTCCCGATCCTCTCGCCCATCCCACAGTCAGTGACAGTGAGCCCTTGGCTCCGGTAACGGAGAAGAGCATTTCACTGGTGGAGAGACGCCTCCATGCGGAGAAGGAGACCCGTTCCAACCCCTTTGTGCTCTCCCCGCATAAACAGAACTATGTATTGCTGGCATCCTACAACGATAAACCGAACTACGAGGTCTACAACACCCCGCCCTCTGAATTCGACCGTCTGGAGATGAAATTTCAACTCAGTTTCAAGATACCGATAGTGGATTCCCTGTTCGACACCCGTGCGGATCTCTATGCCGCCTATACCAACCTTTCATTCTGGCAGGCCTTCAATCGGGATATCTCATCTCCTTTCCGCGAAACTATGCATGAACCTGAGTTGTTTCTGGCGATACCCAACGACTGGCAGCTGTTTGGCTGGAGAAACGTGCTGCAGCAGTATGGGGTGGTGCATCAGTCCAACGGACAGGGAGGTTATTTGTCGCGCAGCTGGAATCGTGCCTATGCCAACTTTATCTTTGAGAAAGACAATTATCTGGTGAGCATAAAACCCTGGTATCGCATACCTGAGGATAATGACGACAACCCGGACATCGATGATTTTCTTGGCAGATATGAATTACGCGGAATCTACAAGCGAGAGAATCAGACCTTCAGCCTGATGTTGCGAAACCTGTTTGATGGTGAAAGACGAGACACGCTGCAGCTCGATTGGAGTTTTCCCATTCATGGGCGGTGGCGTGGATATCTGCAGTATTTCAATGGCTATGGTGAAAGTCTGATCGACTATAATGCGGAGAGCCATCGTCTTGGTTTCGGTGTGCAACTGACCGATTGGCTATAG
- the tadA gene encoding tRNA adenosine(34) deaminase TadA has protein sequence MEVDEVELSDRKFMQQALLLAQRAESEGEVPVGAVVVLDGKVIGEGWNQPIGLHDPTAHAEIVALRDAASRIGNYRLPGSTLYVTLEPCPMCAGAIVHARVERVIYAADDPKGGAAGSVFDLLPTDQRFNHGVAVKGGVLQQRATDLLKDFFRRKR, from the coding sequence ATGGAAGTCGATGAAGTGGAACTGAGTGATCGAAAATTCATGCAGCAGGCACTGCTGCTGGCGCAAAGGGCGGAATCCGAGGGTGAGGTGCCGGTAGGTGCTGTGGTTGTGTTGGACGGTAAGGTTATCGGCGAGGGCTGGAACCAACCCATCGGGCTGCATGATCCAACTGCTCATGCCGAGATCGTAGCGCTACGTGACGCTGCGTCCAGGATAGGTAACTACCGGCTGCCGGGCAGCACACTGTATGTCACCCTAGAGCCATGCCCGATGTGTGCGGGAGCTATCGTACATGCCCGTGTTGAGCGGGTGATCTATGCCGCCGACGATCCCAAGGGGGGGGCAGCCGGCAGTGTCTTTGATCTGTTACCAACGGATCAACGATTCAATCATGGTGTGGCAGTAAAGGGGGGAGTGCTGCAGCAGCGCGCTACTGATCTGCTCAAAGATTTCTTTCGACGTAAAAGATGA
- a CDS encoding Rossmann-like domain-containing protein, whose amino-acid sequence MQIAQELIETTERIAHSIELPVIEEIILPRPDSPQIHDAEFAAICLQDGSMGFFYTLLDDTMQRLHAEIDADAWRGKSPIMLARHYGESDPLARSMGLGAISAVTQHLFRISGYEPDTQTNSMAKMAFSQTDHIGMVGYFPPLVERLREQGVRLCVIEKRAEFVQQGDLFRVTLDPRALRDCNKILCTAATLLNDSLDEILAHCGHAQRVAVIGPTAGCLPDPLFSRGVDAVGGSRTANPVSLKQRLRDQLEWADAVEKYTIERDNYPGFDQLLLRASR is encoded by the coding sequence ATGCAGATAGCCCAGGAACTGATCGAGACCACGGAACGCATTGCTCACAGCATCGAACTCCCGGTCATCGAGGAGATCATTCTGCCGAGACCCGACTCCCCGCAGATACACGATGCCGAGTTCGCAGCCATCTGTCTGCAAGACGGCAGCATGGGTTTTTTCTATACCCTGCTGGATGACACCATGCAGCGTTTGCACGCTGAGATCGATGCGGATGCCTGGCGGGGCAAATCGCCAATTATGTTGGCACGTCACTATGGTGAGTCTGATCCGCTGGCGCGGAGCATGGGGCTCGGTGCCATCAGCGCGGTAACCCAGCATCTCTTTCGTATTTCCGGGTATGAGCCGGATACACAGACAAATTCAATGGCGAAGATGGCGTTTTCTCAAACCGACCATATCGGTATGGTGGGCTATTTCCCACCGTTGGTGGAGCGTCTGCGCGAACAGGGTGTGCGCTTGTGCGTGATCGAAAAGAGAGCGGAATTCGTACAACAAGGTGATCTGTTCCGGGTGACCCTCGACCCGCGTGCCTTGCGCGACTGCAACAAGATCCTCTGTACCGCGGCCACCCTGCTCAACGATTCATTGGATGAGATTCTCGCCCACTGCGGCCATGCCCAGCGGGTGGCGGTGATCGGGCCGACCGCCGGGTGTCTGCCAGACCCCTTGTTCTCCAGGGGCGTCGATGCGGTCGGTGGCAGCAGGACGGCAAATCCGGTGAGCCTGAAGCAGCGGTTGCGAGATCAACTGGAGTGGGCCGATGCGGTGGAGAAATACACCATAGAGAGGGATAACTATCCCGGCTTCGACCAGCTGCTGCTCAGGGCGTCCCGGTAG